Genomic window (Jeotgalibacillus haloalkalitolerans):
ATAGGTCTGGTGCAGCTTCCCGGTATGATGAGCGGTCAGATTATTGCAGGGGCAGATCCGCTGCAGGCTGTCATGTTCCAGCTGTTGATCATCTTTCTTTTACTGACGACAGCTGTCGTGACAAGTGCGATGCTTGGATTCCTGTCTTACCCGACGCTGTTTAATGAGCGGATGCAGCTGCTGAAGCCTCAGAAAAAATAAAGCAAATAATTTTTGCGTAGACGCACACCTGGAATGGTCGTATAATTTTTAAAAATGAATCTGATAAGGGCAAACTTCTCCGAAAGGGAAGGACGCAAAGCTGTGAGCCTGTGTGGTATTCATATGGTTGTCTGGCTGCCGGGTTCTCATTCTGTGGGACCCACCTTATAGAATGGAGGACCAGGTGAAAAAGGTTATTTGTTCTGCGCTGTTATGTCTGATTGTGGGAATGGTGTGCAGTATGGCGATGCCGGTAAAAGCTTCAACGATTGAAAAAGCTACATGGTTATGGAATCCGTGGTCTCTAATTGATGGAACGACTGAGACACTGGACTTTTTGTCTGAAAAGCAGGTAACAAAAGTGTACGTACAGATCGATCGGGATGTTTCTGCTGACGTCTACCGTTCGTTTATTAAAGGCGCAACTGCAAGAGGAATTGATGTATATGCGCTCGATGGTGCACCTGACTGGGCCGCACCAAAAGGGTATCTCCAGCTCAGGCAGTTACTCGGCTGGGTTGAGCAATATCAGCAGGCTTCAGCAAACGAATCGGATTTTAAAGGTATTCACCTGGATGTAGAGCCATACCTGTATAGCGGATGGAATTCGAAGCGGGTAACTGTCGTTAAAGCCTATCAATCTCTCATTAAAGAAGCCTCAGTTAAAGCAGTTCAGCTGAATATTCGTATGGAAGCGGACGTTCCTTTCTGGTTTGACGAGATCAAATTCAAAAACACCTACGGAAGCGGGCTGCTGTCTGACTGGGTTCAGCAGCATACTGACGGAATTACAATTATGGCTTACCGTGATTCAGCTGCAGCGATTACGCCT
Coding sequences:
- a CDS encoding amidase, which gives rise to MKKVICSALLCLIVGMVCSMAMPVKASTIEKATWLWNPWSLIDGTTETLDFLSEKQVTKVYVQIDRDVSADVYRSFIKGATARGIDVYALDGAPDWAAPKGYLQLRQLLGWVEQYQQASANESDFKGIHLDVEPYLYSGWNSKRVTVVKAYQSLIKEASVKAVQLNIRMEADVPFWFDEIKFKNTYGSGLLSDWVQQHTDGITIMAYRDSAAAITPIVLHELAVGDQLGKPVVIGVETGQTSEGEYLTFIQEGEAVMNSELEKVVQQVKSFQSFNGFAIHHTESWKALKP